From Oenococcus sicerae, the proteins below share one genomic window:
- a CDS encoding gluconate:proton symporter, translated as MMNLIIGILLLLTFLGFIYFVMRGGNIMIGFFFMALLWTIIGGIPYKVAINDIFSQPALDYGSTIVVIIFGSWFGRVLVDTNIAGSISEQTIRVSKKHPIMAAILVCIVTSFIFTSSYGVGAVIAVGVILLPILESLGLPKNVSVVAFVLSVGAPMYVNIVIIKQIQLFFPKVLYASKYLTYGFAAMIVQMLVVILFILVHAKVIHVNEEKIENQHLDDKKKSAPIYSYFIPVMPVFMNLTFGWQPVPALLLSIILALLLTGNMSSYHHCLDMINATINKSVSDISGLLVMLFILTMFSAAAIKNTARFSTILHNVIPHDPLVIAIVFAILAPLALFRGPLMVWGAGSATAAVIAGTGFFNQYFGFALIVVPAVSMAVSACITQSWNLWALEYTNLDTKKFLMTGVPWAWGTCALNLLLAVVMFN; from the coding sequence ATCATGAACTTAATCATCGGTATTCTATTACTACTAACTTTCTTGGGATTCATTTATTTCGTCATGCGCGGCGGCAATATCATGATCGGCTTTTTCTTCATGGCACTTTTGTGGACGATCATCGGCGGTATTCCCTACAAAGTTGCCATCAACGACATTTTTTCACAACCGGCACTAGATTACGGTTCCACGATCGTCGTTATTATTTTCGGATCTTGGTTTGGAAGAGTTCTTGTTGATACAAATATCGCTGGATCAATTAGCGAACAAACAATTCGTGTCAGCAAAAAACACCCAATTATGGCCGCCATTCTAGTCTGTATCGTCACCTCTTTTATCTTTACGAGTTCTTATGGTGTCGGTGCAGTCATTGCGGTCGGTGTTATATTACTACCGATTCTCGAATCACTTGGTTTGCCGAAGAACGTCTCGGTCGTTGCTTTCGTTTTGTCAGTCGGCGCACCAATGTATGTCAATATCGTGATTATTAAACAAATTCAATTATTTTTCCCAAAAGTTCTGTACGCAAGCAAATATCTTACCTATGGCTTTGCGGCAATGATCGTGCAGATGCTCGTTGTCATACTTTTTATTCTCGTGCATGCAAAAGTAATTCATGTTAACGAAGAAAAAATCGAAAATCAGCATCTCGACGACAAAAAGAAATCAGCACCGATCTACAGCTACTTCATTCCGGTCATGCCAGTCTTTATGAATTTAACCTTTGGCTGGCAGCCAGTACCAGCCTTGTTACTATCAATTATTTTGGCACTCTTATTAACCGGAAATATGTCCTCATATCATCACTGCCTAGATATGATCAACGCCACAATCAATAAATCAGTATCCGATATCTCAGGGCTGCTAGTCATGCTGTTTATTTTGACAATGTTTAGTGCGGCCGCTATCAAAAACACTGCTCGTTTCAGCACGATCTTGCATAATGTTATTCCTCACGATCCATTGGTCATTGCAATTGTTTTCGCTATTTTAGCGCCGCTGGCTTTGTTTAGAGGACCGCTGATGGTCTGGGGGGCTGGTTCTGCCACGGCGGCCGTGATTGCCGGAACTGGTTTTTTCAATCAGTATTTTGGATTTGCTCTAATCGTCGTACCAGCAGTTTCAATGGCTGTATCGGCTTGTATTACTCAGTCTTGGAATCTATGGGCACTAGAGTACACAAACTTAGATACGAAAAAATTCTTAATGACTGGTGTTCCGTGGGCTTGGGGTACATGTGCCTTAAATCTGCTGTTAGCAGTTGTCATGTTCAATTAA
- a CDS encoding phosphoglycerate dehydrogenase, producing MKVVVPKLLSQAGKDYLTDHNFDLIEAADNSQESILKVGKNADGIILMTDPFDNKTLEQFPNLKIIARHGVGFDNVDSQFAGKHGVWVTITPMANAATVAETTIAEILDLSKNLTKISDEMRQGHFDYKSSHMGFDLANKKLGVMGYGRIGRLVAKKADALGMDVLIFDPFVKETAVGRLVDRDTLISQSDVITLHLAVTDETTHAFGKREFAMMKKSASLVNLGRGALVNEQDLINALRTKEIQSAALDVFEDEPLPLSSDFYTLDNVLLTPHIASNTVECMARMAVDSASEVVRVLSGEQPKWAINQVK from the coding sequence ATGAAAGTCGTTGTACCTAAATTATTATCACAGGCAGGCAAGGATTACCTGACTGACCACAATTTTGACTTGATCGAAGCTGCTGACAATAGTCAAGAAAGTATTTTGAAAGTCGGCAAAAATGCTGATGGCATTATTTTAATGACAGATCCATTTGATAATAAGACCTTAGAGCAGTTTCCAAATTTAAAAATTATTGCTCGTCATGGCGTTGGTTTTGACAATGTTGACTCGCAATTCGCTGGAAAACATGGTGTTTGGGTAACGATCACACCAATGGCCAATGCAGCTACAGTCGCTGAAACGACCATTGCTGAGATCTTAGATCTATCAAAAAATCTGACAAAAATATCAGATGAGATGCGTCAAGGACATTTCGATTATAAGTCCAGCCACATGGGCTTTGACCTAGCGAACAAAAAATTGGGTGTCATGGGTTACGGCCGAATAGGCAGACTAGTTGCGAAAAAGGCTGACGCCTTAGGAATGGATGTCCTGATATTTGATCCTTTTGTCAAAGAAACAGCAGTTGGCCGCTTAGTTGATCGTGATACCTTGATCAGCCAATCAGACGTGATCACCTTGCATTTAGCTGTTACCGATGAAACCACGCACGCTTTTGGGAAACGTGAATTTGCTATGATGAAAAAATCTGCTTCGCTGGTCAATTTAGGTCGTGGTGCACTAGTTAACGAACAAGATCTTATCAACGCTTTGAGAACAAAAGAAATTCAGTCTGCTGCTCTTGATGTTTTTGAAGACGAACCACTTCCACTAAGCAGTGATTTTTATACATTGGATAATGTGCTATTAACACCGCATATTGCCTCAAACACAGTGGAGTGCATGGCACGCATGGCCGTGGATTCTGCTAGCGAAGTCGTACGGGTTCTATCCGGCGAGCAGCCAAAATGGGCAATTAATCAAGTCAAGTAA
- a CDS encoding sugar phosphate isomerase, with amino-acid sequence MKNNQIVINTLVLQHQHENGQTQIQLVDQLINAGIWNIEVRREYFKHNLREMEALNHAKLGKRLTLFYSVPDVLFVDGEINSRLTQYFSEALLFGASYVKLNIGDFGTYKGNLKKEIEAIQPKNVQLDVENDQTVLNGSADNILAFLQSARKNAVNIGFVNDLGNWIFTKQDAVQASQKLSSFTRYIHIKNYVLKGDKAETVSIDQGLLDWKKLLDLNDPNLPVALEYPVDTMDNLKTDIGLLENYLESRQTKS; translated from the coding sequence ATGAAAAACAATCAAATTGTCATTAATACATTGGTATTACAGCACCAACACGAGAATGGACAGACACAGATACAGCTTGTTGACCAACTTATCAACGCTGGAATTTGGAACATTGAAGTTCGTCGAGAATATTTTAAACATAACTTACGTGAAATGGAAGCGCTTAATCATGCAAAATTGGGAAAACGTTTAACCTTATTTTATTCAGTCCCAGACGTTCTTTTCGTTGACGGAGAGATAAATTCCAGGTTAACGCAATATTTTTCTGAAGCACTATTGTTTGGTGCTAGTTATGTCAAATTAAATATTGGTGATTTTGGCACTTACAAAGGAAATTTAAAAAAAGAAATTGAAGCCATTCAGCCAAAAAATGTTCAACTGGACGTCGAAAATGATCAGACTGTTTTGAATGGATCAGCTGATAATATTCTCGCTTTTCTCCAAAGCGCTCGAAAAAATGCTGTGAATATTGGCTTTGTCAATGATTTAGGCAATTGGATCTTCACAAAGCAGGATGCGGTTCAAGCAAGTCAAAAGCTTTCATCGTTTACACGCTATATCCATATTAAAAACTATGTTTTAAAAGGCGACAAAGCAGAAACGGTTTCAATTGATCAGGGATTATTAGACTGGAAAAAACTGCTGGATTTAAATGATCCGAATTTACCAGTTGCTTTGGAATACCCAGTGGACACCATGGATAATTTAAAAACTGATATTGGTCTTCTTGAAAACTATTTAGAAAGCCGACAAACTAAATCATGA
- a CDS encoding SDR family NAD(P)-dependent oxidoreductase produces MKNLKEFSSEWFRLDNKTAIITGGASGLGQYYTQALMKSGADVLVVSHSENGWQQTADLVKNSGRKIEFLKEDITKAGAAEKIVATAIKKFGHIDILINNAGLQRRGSWKEFKDTDWQAVIELNLNAGYYLSHAVARIMAEQKSGKIINIASMQSYRAGKFIFPYTASKHAVVGLTKAYADALATDNVQVNALAPGYIDTPMTQALRDDKARNTEILAHIPANHWADPSELMGAIVFLSSAASDYITGVTLPVDGGYLLR; encoded by the coding sequence ATGAAAAATCTAAAGGAATTCAGCAGCGAGTGGTTTCGCTTAGATAATAAAACAGCCATCATTACTGGTGGTGCATCTGGACTTGGGCAATATTACACTCAGGCCCTAATGAAATCTGGTGCTGACGTTCTGGTCGTCAGTCATAGCGAAAACGGCTGGCAGCAGACGGCAGACCTAGTTAAAAACAGCGGTCGCAAAATCGAATTTTTAAAGGAAGATATTACTAAAGCTGGTGCAGCTGAAAAAATTGTCGCTACTGCCATAAAAAAATTTGGTCATATTGATATTTTGATTAACAATGCCGGTCTGCAACGACGAGGCAGCTGGAAAGAATTCAAGGACACAGATTGGCAAGCAGTGATCGAACTCAATTTAAATGCTGGTTATTATCTATCACATGCTGTTGCCCGAATAATGGCCGAGCAAAAATCTGGAAAAATCATTAACATTGCCTCGATGCAATCTTATCGAGCTGGAAAATTTATTTTCCCCTATACAGCTAGCAAACATGCCGTAGTAGGATTGACAAAAGCCTACGCGGATGCACTGGCAACAGATAATGTTCAAGTTAATGCCTTGGCACCAGGCTACATCGATACACCAATGACACAGGCTTTGCGTGACGATAAAGCACGTAATACAGAAATTTTAGCTCATATTCCAGCTAATCATTGGGCTGATCCATCCGAGTTGATGGGTGCCATTGTCTTCTTGTCCAGCGCGGCATCGGATTACATCACTGGCGTTACTTTGCCGGTTGATGGTGGTTATTTATTAAGATAA